The DNA segment AAGGTGTTCTCGCCGAAGCAGAAGAATACGGAAAACAGTTCGCAGAGAACTTATAAAAAACAATAATCCCCATAAGATGTAAAAGTCTTTTGGGGACTGTTTTTCATATGACATTCATGAAAATTGTGCTGTAAGACTATGATCCCTATATCGGTCATTTTTTTGCCTTTGTGCCAAGGTGTTTTTTGTTTTTAGAACTGAGAATGATAAAACATGTAACATTGAAAATGAACTATCTGCATGATATAATTTGGAAAAGTAGATTCGGCCTTTGGAAGTAATGAAGAGGAGAATACGAATAAAGCAACTATTGGAATTTCACTTTAAATAGATAGGGAGGTCATTATGATTAAACTTATTATTACTGATTTAGATGGAACATTTCTAAATTCTAAAGGCAGTTTCGAAAAAGAATATTATCAAAAGATAAAGAAAATCATGGATATCAATCATATTGCCTTTGCAGCATGTACAGGAAAACAGTGTGAACGTGTAGAAGAGCTTTTTAACTTTGAAGATTCAAAAGACATTTGGATATTAGGAGATAGCGCTACTCGTATAAAATACAATGGTGAATATGTATACGAATCTTTTTTACCAAATTCGTTGGGAATAAATATAATCGATAAGCTCGAATCTATTGCTTCTGATCATACGATCATAGCATGTACACCTACATCTGCGTTCATAAAGTCAACTGTAGATAAAGAAATTGTGGAAAAACTACGTCAATCTTATGCTGTAGTCAAAGTTTTGGATAATTTCCGAGAGATCAAAGAAGATTTCGTTAAAATTACAGTTTTCGATGCTAAATTAAGATGTTTTGAACATGTGAAACAGCTTTTAGAATTTAAAGATAAAGCATATATTGTAGCATCTGAAGCAGCTTGGATTGACATTTCAAATTATAATGTTCATAAAGGAACGACGGTACATCAGCTTCAAAAAATATTGAATGTAACAAAGGATGAAACAATGGCATTTGGTGATGGATTAAATGACATAGAATTAATGGACGCAGCAACATATAGTTTTGCTGTTCGTAATGCATCTGATCAAATAAAAGAAAAGGCCACGTTTATCACAAAATCCAATGATGACAACGGTGTTTTACAAGCAATTGAAAAAATATTATTGTTACAGAATGAAAATAAAAGTTACGGGAACCTGTATGGCG comes from the Blautia liquoris genome and includes:
- a CDS encoding HAD-IIB family hydrolase, giving the protein MIKLIITDLDGTFLNSKGSFEKEYYQKIKKIMDINHIAFAACTGKQCERVEELFNFEDSKDIWILGDSATRIKYNGEYVYESFLPNSLGINIIDKLESIASDHTIIACTPTSAFIKSTVDKEIVEKLRQSYAVVKVLDNFREIKEDFVKITVFDAKLRCFEHVKQLLEFKDKAYIVASEAAWIDISNYNVHKGTTVHQLQKILNVTKDETMAFGDGLNDIELMDAATYSFAVRNASDQIKEKATFITKSNDDNGVLQAIEKILLLQNENKSYGNLYGEVCAKR